In Acidisarcina polymorpha, the DNA window CGGGTGCAAGTCCCGCCCGGGAGCTGGTTCGTTCCGCCCGGTAGCAATCGGAGCAGCGGCAGAGGTAACGAAGCTGCTGAAGCCTCCGGTGGAAGAGGGTCGTAAAGGCGACTCTGCAAGCGTGCAGGCCGTAACGTGAGTGAACGCTGAGCAAGCCTCGAAATCCATGATGCAGGAGCCGACCCGCCGCGGACTTGGGGAAGGCCGATGAGGGGGAAGAGTATGAGCGAACAGCTTCCTTCAACCTGCCGGGGTAGTGGCGACGGCATGTAAGCAAAGGGGACTGAAGGCAACACGGGAAGCCCCAGCGGTGATTGTGGTTGGATCAACTGGCAGCTCGCGAGAGACAGGCCGGGCCGTTTGGGGTGGCGGAGAGGCCTGTAGTACCGATGAAGCCGGGTAATGCCGGTGGAGGGAAGAGGCCTCAGTTGAAGGCGAACGTAATAAACGACGAGGGACAACGGGATTGGTGATGAACCTAACAACCCTGATAAGCGTTCAGAAGTTGCAGATGGCGTTACACGCAAAAGCGAAGGAATCGCCCTACTTTCGTTTCCACGCGTTGTACGACAAGGTGTACCGCGCGGATGTTCTGGTGTATGCCTACAAACGCTGCAAAGCCAATGGCGGGGCAGCGGGAGTGGACAATCAGACATTTGAGGACATCGAGCAGTACGGTGTGGAGCGGAGGTTAGACGAACTGGCGCAAGAACTGAAAAGTCGAACGTATCAACCGCAGCCTGTGCGGCGGGTATACCTACCCAAGCCGGATGGGAAGCAGAGGCCGTTAGGGATACCAACAATCTGGGATCGGGTTGTGCAGACGGCGGCAATGTTGGTGCTCGATCCAATCTTCGAGGCCGACTTGCAACCTGAGCAGTATGCCTATCGGGCAGACCGCAGCGCATTGGACGCAGTGCGGCATGTCCACAAGCTGATCAACACTGGCCATAGAAGGATTGTAGATGCGGATCTCAGCAGCTACTTCGATAGCATTCCACATGCCGATCTTATGAGGTCGGTCGCTCGAAGGATCGTCGACGGAGCGATGTTGCATCTGATCAAGATGTGGCTGGAAGCTCCGGTTGAGGAAACCGATGAACGCGGGAATAAACGTCGGAGCCTGCGCAATCGGGACGAAGGTCGGGGCACTCCACAAGGAGCTCCGATCAGCCCGTTGCTCAGCAATCTGTATATGCGCCGGTTTGTGCTCGGGTGGAAGGAACTTGGGCATGAGGCGCGTTGGGAAGCGTATATCGTGAACTACGCCGATGATCTTGTCATCTGCTGTCGGATGGGGGCGGAACAAGCTCTAGCCACAATGCGGAAGATGATGTCGAAGCTGAAGTTGACGGTGAACGACTCGAAGACGCGGGTCTGCTCTGTGCCGGAAGAGAAGTTTGATTTTCTTGGATACACGTTTGGTCAATGCTACAGCCCCAAAACTGGACGGGCCTATCTTGGCACCGTTCCAGCGCGAAAGCGGGTGC includes these proteins:
- the ltrA gene encoding group II intron reverse transcriptase/maturase, which produces MNLTTLISVQKLQMALHAKAKESPYFRFHALYDKVYRADVLVYAYKRCKANGGAAGVDNQTFEDIEQYGVERRLDELAQELKSRTYQPQPVRRVYLPKPDGKQRPLGIPTIWDRVVQTAAMLVLDPIFEADLQPEQYAYRADRSALDAVRHVHKLINTGHRRIVDADLSSYFDSIPHADLMRSVARRIVDGAMLHLIKMWLEAPVEETDERGNKRRSLRNRDEGRGTPQGAPISPLLSNLYMRRFVLGWKELGHEARWEAYIVNYADDLVICCRMGAEQALATMRKMMSKLKLTVNDSKTRVCSVPEEKFDFLGYTFGQCYSPKTGRAYLGTVPARKRVQRICREIREMTGRSTTSLDPATIVTKLNRTMCGWANYFCLGPVSTAYRAVDGYATMRLRLWLRTKHKASGRANGMFPDTYLHGALGLVRLDKRTRNFPWAKA